The Priestia megaterium NBRC 15308 = ATCC 14581 region GCTTATTACGCGGGTTTTGAGGCGAGGTGATGGATGCAATACTAATGATTTCTTCTTCTTTTTCAGCCACGACTATAAGAGAATTTTGCTCTTGTTTTACAGAAGCTAAAAACACTTCATACTCTGAAACAGGTCTAAGAAACTCCCCTTCTCCAAATGAAAGAAAATCACTTTCTCCTCCCACTCGATTGTAAAAAGCAATCATTTTCTCTGCATCTTTTGATTCTGCTTCTCGAATGGTGACGCCTATACCATTCTTTAATGTACGTAAACTCATATACCTATCTTCCTTTTAGTTATTCTTGTTTGCCTATATGGGTTTTAGCGTTGTTTTTCTCTCCACTGACCTAACCACATGCGATTTCCTAAAGCCGTAAAATCATTTTCATCGGCGTAGCGTTCAATGACGGAAAGCGCGTTGTCCTCAAGCATTGGTGAATAGCTCATAATTTCTAAAATATGATGTGCAGCCCATAGGTCAATCCGATAAGTAGGATTCGTCAGCAGTGTTGAAAATTCAAACAGCATGCCTGGATAGTATAAATGAATGAGCTGCGCAATTTTTTTCATATCTTCTGCAGCTCGGTTTCCTTTTTTTACAGATTTCTTATTTCGATAATCAATTTCATAATGAATTTTTGCGCTTTTTTGATAAAGATCAACTAGCGTTTCGTACGTACGATGTTTCTGCATTTCTCATCTTCCTTTTCTTCTAGATTTCCTCGTTTGAAGATGCTATAGTTCATTTTTAGGTTTCATATATTCAAATAAATGCAGCAAAAATATAATACTTCCGCCAATACACATCACAAAACTTAACGTAGCAGGATACTGAATAAAGAAACCGACAACACCAAAAATCAGCATAGCAAGCGCTCCTATCATCATAAACAGATGATATGCCGGTGTATTTTCTTCATTATTCATACATAACTCCTTTTCACTATTTTTTAAGTTATTAAAAAGATATGATACTTCTTTTGGACTATGATCTTTTATTTTGCTGCCGCTTTATTTCTTTAGCTTAGCACGAAGTAACGTGAGAAGGCCTCCTCCAAACATGACGCCACCCACAATTTGATACAGGTGTATGTAGCTTTTTACCGTTTCAAGATACAGATCTGTGTCTGCATTCCCTTTACTTTCTAGCCATCTTTGGCCCATTGCCTGACCCGTTGCAACGCTTTTTAACAAAACGACCAGGCCTCCGAGCATGACAACGGCTGCGATCATAAGCTGTACCTTTTCTTTGTCATCTAGCATTTTTTTGAATTCGTCTGCCATCTATCTCTCTCCCATCCTTACCTTGTTATGTATCTACTTGTTTGTAATCATGCTGTTTTTTCTCTATTATAACGCTTAACTTGGTCATTATAACACGGTTTTGCACTGCCTTTAGTCTTACTTTTCGTAAATGAAGCCATCTTGGGTGATACTATTTTTGAAACACAGGCGTCTTTAACATCCCTTTATTATTTTTGAAGGGTTACTAATTGAGGTTGATACATGCTTATATTTTTAGGGATTTTTTTACTTTGTGTAGCTGTTTGTTTAGTAGAAATACCTTATTTAAAAAAAGTGAAAAGTAAAAGAGAAAAGCGAATTTTTTGGAGTTTGTTCACAGTAAGTATGTTGATTGTTAGTTTAAAATACGGCGGTGTGGAAATCCCCAACCCCGGGGACGGCATTGCTTTTTTATTAAAGCCTTTTAGTGATTTTTTGTTCAGTCTGTTGAAGTAAAAGGAAGTGAACAACGTGCATAGTCAGATGAAATTATCCGCAGCACAGTTTCGAATACTCGTGATTTTTTATAGTTTAGGCGACACTATTTTAGTTGTACCTGGAAGCTTAACGGCTGATTCTAAACAAGAGGCATGGATTCCAGCTATTTTAGGTGTAGGTGTAGGCGTTTTACTTGTATGGATGTATATCAAACTCTCTAGCCTTTACCCGAATAAAACCCTGATAGAACTCAACGAAGCCATTTTAGGCAAGTGGCTAGGAAAGTTTGTCTCTCTTTTATTTGTCGCTTCTACTCTTCTTTTTTGCAGTCAAGTTTTGTTTTACGTGGGCTCGTTTCTAACAACTCGCATTATTATTCAAACGCCTATGCTTGCTGTTCATATTTTGTTTATGGGAATTGTGACTGTCGGCGTTCGGCTTGGCATTGAAACGATTGCCCGCTGTGCTGAAATTCTCTTCCCTTGGTTTGTTATTCCGTTTTTAATCTTAGTTTTTTCGATCTTTCCTCAAATTCATTATGAGAATTTACAGCCGTTGTTAGAGGTAGGCGTTAAACCTATTATCAGATCTATTCTGTTCTTTACAAGTATTACTTCTCTCACTTTTATTGTATTGCTGACCGTTTTCCCTGCTCACGTAGCGGAACCTGATCAGCGAAATCGCGCTTTTTTTACAGGAAGCTTAATCGGTGGAGGCATTATGATTATTATTTTATTGCTTGGCATTCTTGTACTTGGAAATACGTATACACGTATCGCTTTATATCCAAGCTATGAACTTGCAAAGCGTATCGAAGTGGCCGATTTTCTGAAAAACATTGAAGTAATCATGGCCATTATGTGGTTTTTATCTCTTTATTTCAAAACGTCTCTCTACTATTATGCGACCGTTTCCGGACTCGCTCAAATTCTTGAATTAAAAACTACCGAATTTTAACTCTTCCGCTGGGCGTGATTGCCGTTACATTTTCACTTATCGTGTATCCAAGCATTCCATATGAACAAACGTGGGACAGAGATACGTGGATTCCGTACAGTCTGTTATTTGGACTATTTTACCCTCTTGGATTATTAATTGTTGGGAAAATTCGCGGAAAGCATTCCGCGTCTTTATCCAAATAAAAAAGCCGCTTAAGCGGCTTTTAAAAGAATACAGTTATACTCACTAATCCATTCCACAGCATATGTAAAATCATAGATGGGAAAATAGATTTTGTTCGATAATAAATAATGGCAAAAACAAGTCCCATTACAGTAGCCGTAATTGGGAAACCAATATGTAAAAGACCGAATACAAGAGCGGAAATGAAAATGCCTACAAGCACGTGATGACGTTTAGTTAAAAAGCCACATAAAACACCCCGGTAAAGCAGCTCTTCTTTAATAGGCGTAATGACTGCTACACTTATAAAAAATATCCAGCTCGAAAGCAGCGTTTGATTAAAACTGCCTTGATTTAAATCCTTTTGCTGCTGATCTGCGCTTTCTACGTTTAAAAATGAAAGCATCAGGTACTGCACCGCGGCTACAATTAAAAAGCCTACTACAATATATACATACGTTTTTCTTTCTTTTAATACTGAGAAGTTCCACATAGGCTTTAAAAATCTGCGCACAGGCCTGTACAGCACGGAAACGCCTAGAAAAAACGCCGCGTCTACCAGCAGAGCATATGGTCCTTCTAATAAAATTCCCGTCATATTTGAACCCGTAACTTCATCGTAAATAGCTACTCCAATTCCAGCTATAATCTGCAGACCAAAGCCCAACACGATAAATAGAAGCAGCGTGAAGTAAGTAAACTCTTTTTTCTTTTTAGGCTTTAAAACCGGTTCTAAATTTGTTGATAACGTACTCAAAATAGTAACCTCCAAAAATGATTCTTTCTCTCTAGTGCTCTCAAAATTCTACCATAACTTCCGCTTAACGATGTTATTTTTTAGGAAAAAAGTTATATTTTTTCACATTTTACACCCAAAGATAAGGTTTGAAAAGATAAATGAGCTAGCCAAATTAGTTGTCAACTTCCTTATATTTGATTACGCTTGAAGAAATCTTACCGAAAGTGAAGTGAAAAAATGGCAAACATTTTAATGATCAATTTTCCCGCTGAAGGTCACGTAAACCCAACGCTTGGAATGGTAAAAGCTTTTTCAGACCGAGGTGATACCGTTCATTACATTACGGCCGAGCGTTTTAAAGAGCGTCTTGAAAACGCCGGGGCTATCGTACACACTCACCGGGACTTATTAAGCGGTGTATCCATCAAGCCTGAAACTCCTCAAGGAATCAACGCTTTTTTAAATATCCACATCCAAACGTCTTTAGATACGCTAAAGCTTGTTCATACGTTATCAAAAAAATTTGACTTTGACTTTGTGTTTTACGACAAGTTTGGAGCAGGCGAATTAGTGCGTGATTATTTGCGGATTCCCGGGATTGTATCATCCGCTTCTTTTTTAATGCCAAAAGAACGCTTAGCAATGATGCCTCTGCATCCGGATTCAGGCATTCCATTTAAACCTGACGAAAAAGCTCAGTACGGGCTCAGCTTGCTGAAAAATCAGTTTGGGGTAGAACCTAAAAATCTGCTTCAATTTATGAACAATGAAGGCGAATTAACGGTCGTATATACAAGCCGCTTTTTTCAGCCGCTTCATGAACATTTTGATGACTCGTGTTTATTTATTGGGCCAAGCTTTCCAAAGCGTCACGGCTCTCATGATTTTCCGCTAGAAAAGCTAAAAGACGAAAAAGTTCTTTATATTTCAATGGGAACGGTGCTTCATGATGTAGAAGGCTTTTTCAACCTTTGCATCGACGCATTTAGCGACTTTGAAGGCAAAGTTGTGATTGCAGCAGGAGACCGAGCTGATTTTAAAAAGATAAAAAAAGCACCAGAGCATTTTCTTATTTCGCCCTATGTTCCCCAGCTTGACGTGTTAAAAGAAGCTGATGTTTTTATCACGCACGGAGGTATGAACAGCGTAAATGAAAGTATTCATTTTAACGTACCGTTAGTCGTTTTACCTCATGGGAAAGATCAGCCTCTCGTCGCTCAAAGGCTCGTGGAACTAAACGCCGGGTATCGCTTAGCAAAAGAAACGGTAAATGCTTCTCTTTTAAGGAATGCAGTTGACGAAGTCATACATGACGACCGCTACAAGAAAGGGATAAAAGAAATCAACGTAAGTTTCGAACAGGCAGCTGGCCCCGCCGCTGCAGCCGAAAAAATAGTAAATCACGTAGTGAAGCAATATTCATAAAGAAAAGGTGCACATTTGTGCACCTTTTTTCATTAAACCAGCTATGTACAAACTGTATATACGCCAATGATTAGCAAAATGACGGCTAAAAAACTTATGAATACAAATCCATATGACTGAAATAATCGAAAATATGATTTAAATCTGTAATCTTTATGCTATGAGTGCTGTAAGCAACGATTATTTCAGCCAGCATAAGAACGAATAAAATGGCCAATAGCACCTTAACAAGCGGAAATTGTCGGAACTGAGGAGAAAAAAGCAGCTTACTGACTGTATACAAAAACAGCAGGATAAAGTAGATCATCATGGCATTTGTCGCCTGAAGGGGCACATTCCAGACAAATATGTACACGCTGAATGTCAAAATTAAAATAAACGACATTTCTTTCCCGCTAAAAAAATCACTCATTGCGTAACACCTTTTCTTGTTCATGAATGAATAAGAAATTATAAACTCACGAAACATTAACATTATTTTTACAACAGTATACACGATTTTCCTATTAATTTCTATATACCGGTGTATATATGGAGCGGCTTTTAGCGGATTGGCGTCATGTTTTTGAGTGCAATGGGTTATAGTAACAGGGAAAGCTCATAAAGGAGGTTTAGATAATATGGAAAACACAAATGAATTTGTTCAAAAGCTGAACGATAATCAAGAAAAGCAGCGTAAAAATAAGCAGGGGCAAGCTACTGGGCATCCTGAGAAAAAACTTCCTAACAAACAGCATTAATGTTGTAAAAGTTGGCTGTAAAGACAGCCGGCTTTTTTTTTGAACTTTCTTCGGAAGTCGAAATGTTTGGAGATAAAACAAACCCCCTGTTACAATAAACTGAACCCGCTGCAAAACGTTCGCAGCTATACTTTCCTCTTAAGGAGCTGAATATAAAATGAGTAAATTTGAAAAACTATTCCAACCAACAAACATTGAAGCATTTGATTTACACACTCGTACAGCAATGGCACCGATGACAAGATGCTTTGCTGATCCAGAGACAGGCGTAGTCGGTCAAGACGTTGTAGACTATTACCGCCGCCGCGCAAAGGATGGTATTGGCTTAATTATTAGTGAAGGAATTGTTATCAGCGAACGCGCAAAAGGAAATCCTGGCGTTCCGGGTATCTATACCCAAGAACAAATTGATTCATGGAAGCCTGTAACAGAAGCTGTTCATGAAGAAGGCGGCACGATTATCGCTCAAATTTGGCACGTTGGCCGCTTGAGTCATTCCGGGTTAATCAATGGGCATAAGCCTCAGGCCCCTTCCGCTATTGCAGCACAAGGCCAAGTGCCTCGTTTCCGCAAGCCCTATGAAGAGCCTGAAGAAATGTCGAAAGAAGATATTAAAGAAGTTGTAGGACAGTATGCCCAAGCCGCTAAAAATGCCATTGAAGCAGGATTTGACGGCGTCGAAATTCACGGTGCTCACGGCTATTTGATCGATCAGTTTAATTCAGACTGGTCTAATAAACGCACTGATGAATACGGAGGCGGCCTTGCACAGCGATTAACGTTTATGAAAGAAGTGATTTCCGCTGTTATCGACGCCATTGGAAAAGAGCGCGTTGTGATTCGCTTCTCTCCTCATAAGCTTGATAAACCAGACTACCGCTGGGATGATACTGAAAAAGCTATTCAAACGTATACAGAAGCATTTAAAGAAACAGGAATTGAGATCATCCATCCGTCTATGCTGGATTTTTATGAAGATGTTCAAAACGGTCAAAATCTTTATGAAATTACGCGTAAGTACTGGGATGGACCGATTATCGGTGTAGGTGACTTAACGCCTGAATCAGCTGAAAAAGCGCTTCAAGCCGGCTGGATCGACGTAGCTGCTATTGGCCGTCCGCTGATTTCAAATCCTGATTATTTCCAGCGCATTAAAAACGGTGAGTCTCTTGTCGAATACGATGCTAAAAAACATTTACCAGAGCTTATCTAAAAAAAGCGCTCCTTCCGGAGCGCTTTTTTTACTGGTTTACGTATGCCTGAACCTCTTGTTTCCAAATAGCATAGCCTTGGCCTTTTAAATGAAGACCATCAACCGTGAAATTACTTTTTAACTGATTATGTGTAGATACTTTTGAATACAGATCAATGTAAGAATCGTTGTGTTTCTTAGCTAGACGCTCTAAATAGTTATTTAATGCGATAACATCTTTATTGTCCACTGCGTCGCCGCATTTTTTATTGTTCACGGGCAGTACACTTTGAACGTAGACTTTTGTATTCGGTGATTCTTTATGAATACGTTCAAGAATTTCAGTATAATTGGCTTTGGTTTTTTTTACAGATTTTTGCTCGTTTAAATCGTTAATGCCAATCATTAAGAAAATCTTTTTTGGCTTAGCATCTGTAATACTTTTTAGACGATGCAATACCCCTTCTGTTGTATCATCAGCTACGCCTCGATTGACAATCTGCTTATTATGAAAAAGTTCGCTCCATTCAGAGCGCTGGGTAATGCTATCACCGAGAAATACGATTGACTCTTTAGGAATACTTAATTGCTTAAACAAAGTGGTCCGTTCAATGTAATAAGGATTATCCCTATAGCTTTGCTTAGACGAATCCTTAGATGACAGCGGATTTTTCATTGCGCTGCTGCTTGTGGCATAAAAAGCAAAAACACCTAGGAAAAGGACATTTAAAATAATGGAACTGATAAATACAACTTTCTTTGTTGAACTCACGAAAACGACACTCCTGTACTTTGTATGTTTTTTAGATAACTCTACGATGATATAGTAAAGCTTCCTGTTAACACTCTTTCCCTCCATACAAGACATTTAATCATTTTTTGTAAATAATGATTTTATATAAAAAAGAAGCGGCGCTCGAAAGCGCCGCTTCTTTTTCTATAATATAAGGGGTTAAAACGTACTTTTATTATAACATATAGTCTATGGTCATATTTTCCTCTATTAGAAAATAGTTCTTATGTCGTTTCTTTTTCCAGCTGCTTTTCTCTTTTCACTTGCTTTGCGAAGAAGAGTTCGTATACCACTGGAATAATAATTAAGGTAAGAAGGGTAGATGACGCAAGCCCTCCGATTACCGTGATAGCTAAGCCTTTTGAAATCAGCGTTCCGCTTGATGTAGTAAGCGCCAGCGGAATTAATGCAGCAATGGTAGCAAATGCCGTCATTAAAATTGGACGCAAGCGCGTTTTCCCAGCTTCAATAAGGGATTCGCGGATCGTCATGCCTTTTTGTTCACGATTTTGGGTAATTCGATCTACAAGCACAATCGCGTTTGTTGTAACAATTCCAATCAGCATTAAGAACCCAATCATTACGCTGACAGACAGCGGTTCTTTTGCAAGGACTAGACCAACTAACGAACCGATTGGCACAAAAATGAGTGACGATAAAATGATAAATGGAATACGCGCTTTTCCAAACGTAACGAGCATCGTTAAATACACAAGACCGATTGCTGTTAAAATAGCTAGACCTAGAGATTGGAAGACTTCCACTGTCTCATCGCTTCCGCCTCCACCGTCCAAGCTCACATCTTTTGGCAAGTCTAACTTTTTCACTTCATCTACAACATCTTTGGTCACAGCTTGAACATCATCGCCTTTAATGTCTGCTTCCACTCGCGCAAATACTCTGCTGTCAAGCTTTTGAATAGAAGTGAACGTATCAATTGTACGAACGTCAGCAATATCTTTTACTAACACAGGTCCTCGTTCTGTAAATACTTGAAGATCTTTAATTTCTTTTACTGAACTAAGGTCTTTATCGTACGAAAGCTGAACCGCTCGTTTTGCATTATCTAATTTTAAGTCTCCGACGGATACCGGTTTGGTTTGGTCGGAGATTGTACCAAGCAGCTGAAATCCAGATACTCCGTACTCTGCGGCTTTATCAGGATCTACTTCTACTACAAGCTGCTTTTGCTTATCTGAGAAGTTATTTGTTACATATTTAAGACGTTTGTCTTTGTTTAAGTGGTTTTCCACTTGCTTAGCTGCCTTTTGCAAGTCATCTAAATTAGAAGAATATAAATCAACGGTTACGTTATTATTTGTAGGAGGCCCTCCTGTTGATGCTTCTTGTACATTAACTGTTGCTTTCGGTGATTCTTCTTTCGTGATGCTTTCCATTTTCTTTTGAACTTTATCAATAAACGTATCAACGTTCACGCCTTCTTTTACGTTCAAGAAATAGCCAACTTGGTTCGAGCGTTTTACACCTGTTGAAAAGTCGCGTGATCCAACTTCCGTAGTCACATCTGAAATTTCATTTTGATCCGCAAACATCTTTTCAATTTTTAAAGATACATCGTTTGTTTTTTCAAGTGATGTAGATGCCGGTAATTGAACGTTGGCCTGAAGCATTTTTTGTTCTTCATTTGGAATAAACGTAAAGCCAAGTGAAGGAACAAGCGCAAATGAGCCAAACAGTAAAATAAAGGATAAAATTAAAATTTTGATTTTATGATTAAGCGACCATGCAATCGCTTTTGCATATCCGCGCTGCATCTTTCCTTCTTTTTCTTCAGGCGGTACTTTTTTAAATGCAAACTTTGCTAAAATCGGCACGATTGTAATCGCTACAAGAAGAGAAGCTAACAGTGAAAAAACAACTGTTAAGGCAAACGGCAAGAAGAACTCTCCTGTAATTCCTCCTACAAAACCGATTGGCAAGAATACGACAACCGTTGTAATCGTAGACGAGGTGATAGCTTTTAAAATCTCTTTTGTGGACGATTCGACAAGCTCGTTGCTCATGCCTTCTTCTGAACGGCGAACGCGTCTAAAAATATTTTCAATCACAACAATACTGTCATCCACTACGCGCCCAACGGCTACAGCCATTCCGCCTAGTGTCATAATGTTAAGTGAAATATCAAGCTGGTTTAAGAAAATAGCTGATACTAACAGCGATAATGGAATCGATATAATCGCAATGATCGTAGCGCGGAAGTTACGCAAGAAAATCAGCACGGCAAGTGACGCAAATAATGCTCCGAGCAATCCTTCGCGTACTAATGTTTCAACAGACTTTTCAATGCCGTCAGCTGAGTCAAAGCCGATTGCGTAGTCTAACTGATCGTCATATTTTTTCAAAATTTTCATCGTTTCGCTCGCCACTTCAACCGTATTAGCATCTTGTTTTTTTGTGATGGCCATCGACAGTGCATCTTTGCCGTCATAGCGTGTATATTCGCCTTGGTCTGTTACGGCTTCGACTTTGGCAATATCGCCAAGCTTCACAGGCTTTGCTTCAGGATTCATCGTAGATTTCAGCTGGATTTTCTTTAATGCATCGATCGTCGCAACTTTTTCTTCTACTCGCACTGGAATTTGAAGCTCTTTTCCGTTTAATGTTCCTGCTGGGAATGAAACAGCTTTTTGATTAATTTGTTCTTTCATCTCATCAAGCGTTAAGCCAGCTTGAGCTGCTTTTTCTTTATCGACCGTAATTTGTAAAAGGTCCTCTTTCACGCCGCCAACTGAGACGGAGTTAATACCTTGAATTTTATTCAATTCAGGAATTACTTCATCATTTAATACTTTTTCAAGATTTGCATCATCTTTCGCAAACAGTGAAATGTTGAAGATCGGGAATGAACCAAATGAAAAACGGTTTACGTCTACATTTGATGACTCTGGTAAATCTAATTCTTTTATCGACGAGTTAATTTGCTGTTCAACTTTATCTAAATCCGTATTAAACGGGAATTCTAAATTAATAATACCGACGTTTTCGTACGATACGCTTTGTACGCTTTTAACGCCTTCAATTCCTTTCACTTGGTCTTCGATTTTCGACGTGACGCTTTCATTTACGTCATCAGGAGAAGCCCCGGGATACGTTGCTTCAATGGACAGCTGCGGAAATTCGATATTCGGCAGTAAATCAATTTTTAGTTTTGAAAATGAATATAGCCCCGCTAAAATAAGTAAAAATGAAACGATAAACACAGCTACTGCATTTTTCAAACTAAATCTCGTCAAAAAATTCATCTTTTTCCTCCGTTACGTAACTAAGTTATTTGAGAAGCCTTCATCCTTTAATAGCTGCAGACCCGTTTTATTTTTTTAACAATTTTAGAGTACCCGCGGGTCAGTTTTTCGCGAAAAAACTCACCTCCTTTCATGTGCTGATGAACTCTCTATAAAAACTGAAATTTGATGGTCGCATGCTCCCCCTGGCAGCGAGATAAAGGAAAAGCCGTCTTGACCATATAAATCCCAACCTTCGAAAAAAGAGCTGTCGTGAAACATATCTAGCGCATACCCATTAGAAAATGTAATTCGAAGTATACCGATATCTTCATACCACTGTATAGAGATAATGTGCTGGCCAAGCAGCAGTGCTTCGACTTGCTGACGCTGCTCGGCAGAATGTAGCGATTTCCAGTCCGCTTGACCAAGCAAGATGCTGCGTTTGTTTTTTAGTCTCCATGGACATTCTGCCACAAGTCCACCTTTACTAAATCCAAGAGAAAACGGCAGGGTATTGTCTGTGTTAACCTTGGTAACGGTTTGTTCTTGAAAATATGAAAAATTAATTACTGTGCTGCTGGTATTCATCATATCCCTCCATTATCAACCAGTACCGACGAGTCATTTTTAGCTCTCAAAGTAGCAGCCTTCAATGTATAAGTTCACAATGAACTCCGCATAGTTCATGATATCTTCTTCTGTTATATCATCATTGGAAACGATATCCATCCTATACCCATTTAACATGCTGCAAAACGCTTTTGAGTGTAAAAAAGCATTTTTTATTTTCTGCTCTTCAATCAATTTAGCAACAAGCCCGTGATAATCCTCAAAAAATTGATGAAGACGCCCCATCATTTCTGGCATTTGGTGAGGGGCTTGCCAAAAAGAGTCGGGATATTTTTTAGTTTCGTAAAAAAAGAGCAGATGATGCTTCGCAATTGAATACAGCTTTTCATGAAAAGTTTGGCATTCATCCGTTCTTCGCTTTGCATGATACAAAAACTCATCAAACGAACGATTGTTCACAGCGATATAAAGCGACTCTTTAGACGAAAAGTACAAGTAAAGCGTTCCTTTAGATACACCCGCTAGTTTAGCAATATCAATCATTTTTGCTTCATAGTAGCCTTTGGATCCGAACACTTCAAAAGCAGCATCTAAAATTTTCTCTCTCTGCTGTTTTCGGTTTGTCATGGTAAAAAATCCTCTCATACGTTTTCGATACTATACATATAAAATAATTAAAATAACTTGTCAACACGTAGTGTGCTCTTTTATCCCTTGCATCACAAGAGTATGTCAGTTTTTTAAACAAAGCACTTCTATAGAGCAAATTAAAGCGTTTTCGACTTTTTTGTGACAGATACAAATGATGCTTGTATCTGAAGAGCTCGCTATGGTACATTTTTGTCATTGATACAGAAATTTATTCCGTCGTTACGGGAGGAGAAAACATGGTTCTTACATCACCAATCGGTCGCCTGCGTTTAGTAGGAATTTTAGAAGGAATTTCATTTTTACTGCTGCTTGGCATTGCTATGCCGCTAAAATATGCAGCAGGCATACCAGAAGCTGTATCAGTTGTAGGCGCAGCACACGGTGCACTTTTTGTGCTGTACGCTCTTGCAGTAGTTCATGTAAAATTCGCGCATAAATGGTCAATCGGCCGCTCTTTATTTGCATTTCTTATGTCGGTTATTCCATTTGGTCCTTTTATTTTAGAGAGAC contains the following coding sequences:
- a CDS encoding GNAT family N-acetyltransferase, with the translated sequence MSLRTLKNGIGVTIREAESKDAEKMIAFYNRVGGESDFLSFGEGEFLRPVSEYEVFLASVKQEQNSLIVVAEKEEEIISIASITSPQNPRNKHVGTLGIVVDKSYSGLGLGRQLMIELIEWARMNKQTKKIELVTREDNQRAISLYKQLGFQIEGLKEKDTYINGLYYNTMLMGLHL
- a CDS encoding GerAB/ArcD/ProY family transporter, with product MHSQMKLSAAQFRILVIFYSLGDTILVVPGSLTADSKQEAWIPAILGVGVGVLLVWMYIKLSSLYPNKTLIELNEAILGKWLGKFVSLLFVASTLLFCSQVLFYVGSFLTTRIIIQTPMLAVHILFMGIVTVGVRLGIETIARCAEILFPWFVIPFLILVFSIFPQIHYENLQPLLEVGVKPIIRSILFFTSITSLTFIVLLTVFPAHVAEPDQRNRAFFTGSLIGGGIMIIILLLGILVLGNTYTRIALYPSYELAKRIEVADFLKNIEVIMAIMWFLSLYFKTSLYYYATVSGLAQILELKTTEF
- a CDS encoding CPBP family intramembrane glutamic endopeptidase, with protein sequence MSTLSTNLEPVLKPKKKKEFTYFTLLLFIVLGFGLQIIAGIGVAIYDEVTGSNMTGILLEGPYALLVDAAFFLGVSVLYRPVRRFLKPMWNFSVLKERKTYVYIVVGFLIVAAVQYLMLSFLNVESADQQQKDLNQGSFNQTLLSSWIFFISVAVITPIKEELLYRGVLCGFLTKRHHVLVGIFISALVFGLLHIGFPITATVMGLVFAIIYYRTKSIFPSMILHMLWNGLVSITVFF
- a CDS encoding macrolide family glycosyltransferase, whose amino-acid sequence is MANILMINFPAEGHVNPTLGMVKAFSDRGDTVHYITAERFKERLENAGAIVHTHRDLLSGVSIKPETPQGINAFLNIHIQTSLDTLKLVHTLSKKFDFDFVFYDKFGAGELVRDYLRIPGIVSSASFLMPKERLAMMPLHPDSGIPFKPDEKAQYGLSLLKNQFGVEPKNLLQFMNNEGELTVVYTSRFFQPLHEHFDDSCLFIGPSFPKRHGSHDFPLEKLKDEKVLYISMGTVLHDVEGFFNLCIDAFSDFEGKVVIAAGDRADFKKIKKAPEHFLISPYVPQLDVLKEADVFITHGGMNSVNESIHFNVPLVVLPHGKDQPLVAQRLVELNAGYRLAKETVNASLLRNAVDEVIHDDRYKKGIKEINVSFEQAAGPAAAAEKIVNHVVKQYS
- a CDS encoding DUF4023 domain-containing protein, producing MENTNEFVQKLNDNQEKQRKNKQGQATGHPEKKLPNKQH
- a CDS encoding GDSL-type esterase/lipase family protein → MSSTKKVVFISSIILNVLFLGVFAFYATSSSAMKNPLSSKDSSKQSYRDNPYYIERTTLFKQLSIPKESIVFLGDSITQRSEWSELFHNKQIVNRGVADDTTEGVLHRLKSITDAKPKKIFLMIGINDLNEQKSVKKTKANYTEILERIHKESPNTKVYVQSVLPVNNKKCGDAVDNKDVIALNNYLERLAKKHNDSYIDLYSKVSTHNQLKSNFTVDGLHLKGQGYAIWKQEVQAYVNQ
- a CDS encoding efflux RND transporter permease subunit, with product MNFLTRFSLKNAVAVFIVSFLLILAGLYSFSKLKIDLLPNIEFPQLSIEATYPGASPDDVNESVTSKIEDQVKGIEGVKSVQSVSYENVGIINLEFPFNTDLDKVEQQINSSIKELDLPESSNVDVNRFSFGSFPIFNISLFAKDDANLEKVLNDEVIPELNKIQGINSVSVGGVKEDLLQITVDKEKAAQAGLTLDEMKEQINQKAVSFPAGTLNGKELQIPVRVEEKVATIDALKKIQLKSTMNPEAKPVKLGDIAKVEAVTDQGEYTRYDGKDALSMAITKKQDANTVEVASETMKILKKYDDQLDYAIGFDSADGIEKSVETLVREGLLGALFASLAVLIFLRNFRATIIAIISIPLSLLVSAIFLNQLDISLNIMTLGGMAVAVGRVVDDSIVVIENIFRRVRRSEEGMSNELVESSTKEILKAITSSTITTVVVFLPIGFVGGITGEFFLPFALTVVFSLLASLLVAITIVPILAKFAFKKVPPEEKEGKMQRGYAKAIAWSLNHKIKILILSFILLFGSFALVPSLGFTFIPNEEQKMLQANVQLPASTSLEKTNDVSLKIEKMFADQNEISDVTTEVGSRDFSTGVKRSNQVGYFLNVKEGVNVDTFIDKVQKKMESITKEESPKATVNVQEASTGGPPTNNNVTVDLYSSNLDDLQKAAKQVENHLNKDKRLKYVTNNFSDKQKQLVVEVDPDKAAEYGVSGFQLLGTISDQTKPVSVGDLKLDNAKRAVQLSYDKDLSSVKEIKDLQVFTERGPVLVKDIADVRTIDTFTSIQKLDSRVFARVEADIKGDDVQAVTKDVVDEVKKLDLPKDVSLDGGGGSDETVEVFQSLGLAILTAIGLVYLTMLVTFGKARIPFIILSSLIFVPIGSLVGLVLAKEPLSVSVMIGFLMLIGIVTTNAIVLVDRITQNREQKGMTIRESLIEAGKTRLRPILMTAFATIAALIPLALTTSSGTLISKGLAITVIGGLASSTLLTLIIIPVVYELFFAKQVKREKQLEKETT
- a CDS encoding DUF6188 family protein, translating into MMNTSSTVINFSYFQEQTVTKVNTDNTLPFSLGFSKGGLVAECPWRLKNKRSILLGQADWKSLHSAEQRQQVEALLLGQHIISIQWYEDIGILRITFSNGYALDMFHDSSFFEGWDLYGQDGFSFISLPGGACDHQISVFIESSSAHERR
- a CDS encoding TetR/AcrR family transcriptional regulator — protein: MTNRKQQREKILDAAFEVFGSKGYYEAKMIDIAKLAGVSKGTLYLYFSSKESLYIAVNNRSFDEFLYHAKRRTDECQTFHEKLYSIAKHHLLFFYETKKYPDSFWQAPHQMPEMMGRLHQFFEDYHGLVAKLIEEQKIKNAFLHSKAFCSMLNGYRMDIVSNDDITEEDIMNYAEFIVNLYIEGCYFES